One Halarcobacter ebronensis genomic window carries:
- the lolA gene encoding LolA-like outer membrane lipoprotein chaperone, whose translation MVYKLILGLLFVTTTLLADFNFNDMKTLKAEFTQTIKNEAGKVIQYTGVIYIKDNKKVLWQYLTPIKKNVYVLDKEVIIDEPELEQAIYTHLDKNIDITTLLSNAVKVSADLYKTKLYDVEYFLEIKDQKINKISFKDGLSNSIEIDFKNVDTKDELDDTLFVFLPSNSYDIIEKY comes from the coding sequence ATGGTTTATAAACTAATTCTAGGTCTCCTCTTTGTAACTACAACACTATTGGCAGATTTTAATTTTAATGATATGAAAACCCTTAAAGCGGAGTTTACTCAAACAATCAAAAATGAAGCAGGGAAGGTTATACAATACACAGGAGTTATTTATATAAAAGATAATAAAAAAGTTTTATGGCAATATTTAACTCCCATAAAGAAAAATGTTTATGTTTTGGATAAAGAGGTTATTATTGATGAACCAGAGTTAGAACAAGCAATATATACTCATTTAGATAAAAATATTGATATTACTACACTTCTTAGTAATGCAGTAAAAGTTAGTGCAGATTTATATAAAACAAAACTTTATGATGTTGAATATTTTTTAGAGATAAAAGATCAAAAAATAAATAAGATAAGTTTTAAAGATGGTTTATCAAATAGTATTGAAATAGATTTTAAAAATGTAGATACTAAAGATGAGCTTGATGATACTCTTTTTGTTTTTCTTCCGTCAAACTCTTATGACATTATAGAGAAATACTAA
- a CDS encoding helix-turn-helix domain-containing protein, which translates to MDKEVGFHDKINVSEEGNKNPFFIMEIEHAPKNEDLVTRNIHRHPFYEMIFVTQGELTIEVDFKKHFVKEGSILLFSPLQIHHPEKVTKKYTCVLIRFYPILFESADFLKDISVFNYDLISLNEEYFNKCKTVLKELIEEFNSDLPLKNIAIGNLLKNFLIALQRSIPEDTSEKSVEDVFSKFNYLIVENEFKIAKPSYYAEELRISSRSLNDITKRNTGFAAGEYIKSKTIFEAQRLLCYTSLTVKEIAYALGFDDVAYFSRFFKKAANISAIEYRKEFLSNNKVS; encoded by the coding sequence ATGGATAAAGAAGTCGGCTTTCACGACAAAATAAATGTTTCAGAAGAGGGTAATAAAAATCCATTTTTTATTATGGAAATAGAGCATGCCCCTAAAAATGAAGATTTAGTAACTAGAAATATACATAGACACCCTTTTTATGAAATGATTTTCGTAACTCAAGGTGAGCTGACTATTGAAGTTGATTTTAAAAAACATTTTGTAAAAGAGGGTTCAATATTACTTTTCTCCCCTTTGCAAATTCATCATCCGGAAAAAGTTACAAAAAAATATACTTGTGTTTTAATTAGATTCTATCCTATATTATTTGAGAGTGCAGATTTTCTAAAAGATATTAGCGTATTTAATTATGACCTAATCTCTTTAAATGAAGAGTATTTTAATAAATGTAAAACAGTTTTAAAAGAGTTAATTGAAGAGTTTAATAGTGATTTACCACTAAAAAATATTGCTATAGGTAATTTATTAAAAAACTTTTTAATCGCACTACAAAGATCTATCCCTGAGGATACTTCAGAAAAGAGTGTAGAGGATGTTTTTTCAAAATTTAATTATCTTATTGTTGAAAATGAATTTAAAATAGCAAAACCAAGTTATTATGCAGAAGAGTTAAGAATCTCTTCAAGATCACTAAATGATATCACTAAAAGAAATACAGGCTTTGCAGCTGGAGAATATATAAAATCAAAAACAATTTTTGAAGCACAAAGATTGTTATGTTATACATCTTTAACTGTAAAAGAGATTGCTTATGCTTTAGGTTTTGATGATGTGGCTTATTTTAGTAGATTTTTTAAAAAAGCTGCAAATATTTCTGCTATAGAGTATAGAAAAGAGTTTCTTTCTAATAATAAAGTTAGTTAA
- a CDS encoding YceI family protein: MKKVILTATLLTSFLFANSSITIDGTSTLHDWKMVSEKIDTEFESDDSDITKLNVSVKIDTLKSGDEGLDEKAYETLKIDRKNNIIFELENANLKAGEIKGVFRVLDKEKEVVLKPEILTLNQVKGSFKVKMTDFGLEVPSVMFGAIKSGDEVTVSYNIEK; the protein is encoded by the coding sequence ATGAAAAAAGTAATATTAACAGCAACATTATTAACTTCATTTCTTTTTGCTAACAGTTCAATAACTATAGATGGAACATCTACCCTTCATGACTGGAAGATGGTTTCAGAAAAAATTGATACTGAGTTTGAAAGTGATGATTCAGATATCACTAAATTAAATGTGTCTGTTAAAATTGATACATTAAAAAGTGGTGATGAAGGTCTTGATGAAAAAGCTTATGAGACACTAAAAATTGATAGAAAAAACAATATTATTTTCGAGCTTGAAAACGCGAACTTAAAAGCTGGAGAAATAAAAGGTGTATTTAGAGTTTTGGATAAAGAGAAAGAGGTTGTTTTAAAACCTGAAATTTTAACTTTAAATCAAGTAAAAGGAAGTTTTAAAGTTAAAATGACTGATTTTGGTTTGGAAGTTCCTTCAGTAATGTTTGGAGCTATTAAATCAGGAGATGAAGTAACTGTAAGCTATAACATCGAGAAATAA
- a CDS encoding ABC transporter ATP-binding protein produces MNKIDLKYIWKLLLDNKKSLIFGQFVTIVAIIISIPIPLMLPALVDEVLLNKPNFFVNTIDNYFGIGNTLYYISIVTLVVVTLRVLHFLATVLNTKIFTKISKYVTYKIRERLILHLKEVSMNEYETIGSGAITANLITDVNTLDNFIVSGASKFVASVLTLIAVSFVMIAIHPILGLLILVIQPIIIILSKKISKQVGTLKKIENQAVEKFQDNIGESLELFGQIKASNKEEYFFNDAIKKAQNIQKTSNEYNYKSIAYERFSFTIFLVAFEVLRASGLVMVAYSDLSIGMMFAMFGYIWFIMTPVQDILSMQYAYTTANAAIGRINKILELQTEKQGEQKLLKNSLGVSICIKNLFFSYNETKELLKDINIEIKEREKIALIGASGSGKTTLAQIIAGFYEKKSGEIKYNNINIDQIDKNTLRDEVFLVLQMPILFNNTLRFNITMGNENIEDEEIDKALEIAQLTEYVKKMPNGLDTIVGKHGIRLSGGQRQRLSIARMIIANPSVIILDESTSALDVHTEAKLFNGLKDILKDKTVITIAHRLSTVKNANMIYVLEDGKIVQSGTHKKLEEEEGHYLEFVKNQLL; encoded by the coding sequence ATGAATAAAATAGATTTAAAATATATTTGGAAACTACTTTTAGATAATAAAAAGAGTTTGATTTTTGGGCAGTTTGTAACTATTGTTGCCATTATAATTAGTATCCCTATTCCTTTAATGCTTCCTGCACTTGTTGATGAAGTATTATTAAATAAACCAAATTTTTTTGTTAATACAATAGATAACTATTTTGGTATAGGAAATACTCTTTATTATATAAGTATAGTAACTTTAGTAGTAGTAACATTAAGAGTTCTTCACTTTTTAGCAACAGTTTTAAATACAAAAATTTTTACAAAAATATCAAAATATGTTACATATAAAATAAGAGAAAGATTAATACTTCATTTAAAAGAAGTTTCAATGAACGAATATGAAACTATTGGAAGTGGAGCAATTACAGCAAATCTAATTACTGATGTTAATACTTTAGATAATTTTATAGTTTCAGGTGCAAGTAAATTTGTTGCTTCAGTGTTAACTTTAATTGCAGTATCTTTTGTAATGATTGCAATACACCCTATTTTGGGATTACTTATTTTAGTTATTCAACCAATAATTATAATTTTGTCAAAAAAAATCTCTAAACAAGTTGGAACACTAAAAAAAATTGAAAATCAAGCTGTTGAAAAATTCCAGGATAATATTGGAGAATCTTTAGAGCTATTTGGACAAATAAAAGCTAGTAATAAAGAAGAATATTTCTTTAATGATGCAATAAAAAAGGCTCAAAATATTCAAAAAACTTCAAATGAATACAATTATAAAAGTATTGCTTATGAAAGATTCTCTTTTACAATTTTTTTAGTTGCCTTTGAAGTTTTAAGGGCAAGTGGTCTAGTTATGGTAGCATATTCAGATTTATCAATAGGTATGATGTTTGCAATGTTTGGATATATCTGGTTTATAATGACTCCAGTACAAGATATTCTTTCAATGCAATATGCATACACTACTGCAAATGCCGCAATTGGCAGAATAAATAAAATATTGGAACTACAAACAGAAAAACAAGGAGAACAAAAACTTTTAAAAAATAGTTTAGGTGTATCAATTTGTATAAAGAATCTCTTCTTCTCATATAATGAAACAAAAGAACTTTTAAAAGATATAAATATAGAGATTAAAGAGAGAGAAAAAATTGCATTAATTGGAGCAAGTGGTAGTGGGAAAACAACTCTTGCACAGATTATTGCGGGGTTTTATGAGAAAAAAAGTGGAGAGATAAAATACAATAATATTAATATTGATCAAATTGATAAAAATACATTAAGAGATGAAGTTTTTCTTGTATTGCAAATGCCAATTCTTTTTAACAATACTCTTAGATTTAATATAACCATGGGAAATGAAAATATAGAAGATGAAGAGATAGATAAAGCATTAGAGATTGCTCAATTAACTGAGTATGTAAAAAAAATGCCAAATGGTTTAGATACAATAGTAGGTAAACACGGGATAAGATTAAGTGGAGGACAAAGACAAAGACTCTCTATTGCAAGAATGATAATTGCAAATCCTTCTGTTATAATATTAGATGAATCCACATCCGCTTTAGATGTTCATACTGAGGCAAAACTCTTTAATGGTTTAAAAGATATATTAAAAGATAAAACTGTAATAACAATTGCTCACAGATTAAGTACAGTTAAAAATGCAAATATGATATATGTACTAGAAGATGGAAAAATTGTTCAAAGTGGAACTCACAAAAAACTAGAAGAGGAAGAGGGACACTACTTAGAGTTCGTAAAGAATCAGCTTTTATAA
- a CDS encoding DUF1104 domain-containing protein, whose amino-acid sequence MQKLLISFLFLIMTCPLFAVDYTEMSTQELIEIMGYVEKENLHKFEKELKSRVPTMTQKERDKYLQNLKKIKN is encoded by the coding sequence ATGCAAAAACTTTTAATTTCTTTTTTATTTTTAATTATGACATGCCCACTTTTTGCAGTAGATTATACTGAAATGAGTACACAAGAATTAATAGAAATAATGGGCTATGTTGAAAAAGAAAACCTTCATAAATTTGAAAAAGAGCTAAAAAGTAGAGTACCAACAATGACGCAAAAAGAGAGAGATAAATATCTTCAAAATCTCAAAAAAATTAAAAATTAG
- a CDS encoding HAMP domain-containing sensor histidine kinase — MLQKKRLIMQEYANDFVFRLKDLHINFDKYKYYPRDEKFNSAIYDSDKKMIFSTLESKKVDLDEVAYISNSKIHFVEEPESFYLGAKYIVLEIPDDKHWLRDLKDEITIFVIIAFVFMTILGYFLLKILLKPMREALHLLDRFIKDTTHELNTPVTAIISNIEMIDTSTLDEKLAKKIKRIDIGAKTISNIYEDLTFLTLNNKIISQNENLDLSTILIQRIEYFKTLADVKKITFIPYIDKDITIFCDKKKIIKLIDNFLSNAIKYNKINGKIEVILKEHYLSIEDSGKGMTQNQIDNLFERYMRFDKSVGGFGIGLNIVSLIAKEYDFKIEVISKLDEGSKMVVKW, encoded by the coding sequence ATGCTTCAAAAGAAAAGACTTATTATGCAAGAGTATGCTAATGATTTTGTTTTTAGATTAAAAGATTTGCATATCAACTTTGATAAATATAAGTATTATCCAAGAGATGAAAAATTTAATTCTGCAATATATGATAGTGATAAAAAGATGATCTTTTCTACTCTTGAATCAAAAAAAGTTGATTTGGATGAAGTTGCTTATATTTCAAACTCTAAAATACATTTTGTTGAAGAACCAGAATCTTTTTATTTAGGGGCAAAATATATAGTTTTGGAAATTCCCGATGATAAACATTGGTTGAGAGATTTAAAAGATGAAATTACAATTTTTGTAATTATTGCCTTTGTTTTTATGACTATCTTGGGATATTTTCTTCTAAAAATATTATTAAAGCCAATGAGAGAGGCTTTACATCTTTTAGATAGATTTATAAAAGATACTACCCATGAGCTAAATACTCCTGTTACAGCAATAATATCAAACATTGAGATGATTGACACTTCTACCTTAGATGAAAAACTTGCTAAAAAAATAAAAAGAATTGATATTGGGGCAAAAACAATCTCAAATATTTATGAAGATTTAACATTTTTGACGCTTAATAATAAAATTATCTCTCAAAATGAGAATTTAGATTTATCAACAATATTAATTCAAAGAATAGAGTATTTTAAAACTTTGGCAGATGTTAAAAAGATTACATTTATTCCATATATTGATAAAGATATAACAATTTTTTGTGATAAAAAAAAGATAATAAAACTAATAGACAATTTTTTATCAAATGCAATAAAATATAATAAAATAAATGGAAAAATTGAAGTGATATTAAAAGAGCACTATTTAAGTATAGAAGATAGTGGAAAAGGTATGACACAAAATCAAATTGACAATCTTTTTGAAAGATATATGAGATTTGATAAAAGTGTTGGAGGTTTTGGAATAGGGCTTAATATAGTTTCATTAATTGCCAAAGAGTATGACTTCAAAATTGAAGTTATATCTAAGTTGGATGAGGGTAGTAAAATGGTGGTAAAATGGTAA
- a CDS encoding ABC transporter permease — translation MNKKLVNFIVKKYLKFDKKNPFISISAILAFIGVAIGVMVLIISMAIMNGTAKEFESKLFTMNYPLSIYPRFENSINNSILEDLKKEFPKFKFSAYLSSQIILQHGDNMNGGIIFGVNQEDEAQINSIYKKAVENTKLSKYDIVVGKGIEENLYLTPNSKVTLYFTSLNPTGLSMLPKMKRFNYKTFFESGLHAYDKAYVYTSIEALQTLLNKNKNSYDGIHVYSDNAMEDIKKLKEFLLPYGAGVTGWWQQNGNFFAAMQMEKRALFIVLMLIILVASLNIISSLLMTVMSRRKEIALLLSMGTSEKEIKNIFLKLGIIIGFSGIVTGIALGFSGMWLLDTFDIISLPADVYGTSKLPLDLSTVDFVSIVIGAIIIVLLSSYYPAKKATNIDVIDVLRNE, via the coding sequence TTGAATAAAAAATTAGTTAACTTTATTGTCAAAAAATATCTAAAATTTGACAAAAAAAATCCTTTTATATCAATAAGTGCTATTTTAGCATTTATTGGAGTTGCCATTGGAGTTATGGTTCTAATAATCTCTATGGCAATTATGAATGGTACAGCAAAAGAGTTTGAAAGTAAACTCTTTACAATGAACTACCCACTTTCTATCTATCCTAGATTTGAAAACTCAATAAATAACTCTATTTTAGAAGATTTAAAAAAAGAGTTCCCAAAATTTAAATTCTCTGCTTATCTTAGTTCACAAATTATTTTACAACATGGTGATAATATGAATGGAGGAATTATTTTTGGTGTAAATCAAGAGGATGAAGCTCAAATTAACTCAATCTATAAAAAAGCAGTAGAGAATACAAAACTTTCAAAATATGATATTGTTGTTGGAAAAGGGATAGAAGAGAATTTGTATCTAACACCAAATAGTAAAGTTACACTCTATTTTACTTCTCTTAATCCAACTGGTTTATCTATGCTTCCAAAGATGAAAAGATTTAACTACAAAACTTTCTTTGAGTCAGGACTTCATGCCTATGATAAAGCCTATGTTTATACTTCAATTGAAGCTTTACAAACCCTTCTTAACAAAAATAAAAATAGCTATGATGGTATTCATGTTTATTCTGATAATGCAATGGAAGATATAAAAAAATTAAAAGAGTTTTTACTTCCTTATGGAGCTGGTGTTACTGGTTGGTGGCAACAAAATGGAAACTTTTTTGCTGCAATGCAAATGGAAAAAAGAGCTCTTTTTATTGTATTAATGCTTATTATATTAGTAGCTTCTTTAAATATTATCTCTTCTCTTCTTATGACTGTTATGAGCAGAAGAAAAGAGATTGCTCTACTTCTTTCAATGGGAACTTCTGAAAAAGAGATAAAAAATATTTTTTTAAAACTTGGAATAATAATTGGTTTTTCAGGGATTGTAACTGGAATTGCATTAGGTTTTAGTGGAATGTGGTTGTTAGATACTTTTGATATTATTTCACTACCAGCAGATGTATATGGTACATCTAAACTTCCTTTAGATTTATCTACTGTTGATTTTGTATCAATAGTTATTGGAGCTATTATTATTGTTTTATTATCATCATATTATCCAGCTAAAAAAGCTACAAATATTGATGTTATAGATGTACTAAGAAATGAGTAA
- a CDS encoding response regulator transcription factor, whose amino-acid sequence MKTRVLLLEDELTLSETIIEYLEEQGYEVSSVYDGSEAQDLIYEKKFDLFLFDVNVPNINGFELLKSLREEGNFTPAIFITSLNSMESLEKGFESGCDDYIRKPFALKELLLRIQTIIKREFSKSRETLIDIDANITFNSVTNELKKDGKVVQLNFKEQKLLKFFLQNSDELLTHERIYDNIWDYDEQYSDNSLRTYIKNLRKVLGKEKIVSLKKFGYRFNSK is encoded by the coding sequence ATGAAAACTAGGGTACTACTTTTAGAAGATGAGTTAACTTTAAGTGAAACCATTATTGAGTATCTAGAAGAGCAAGGGTATGAAGTATCTAGTGTATATGATGGTAGTGAAGCACAAGATTTAATTTATGAAAAAAAGTTTGATCTTTTTTTATTTGATGTAAATGTTCCTAATATAAATGGGTTTGAGCTTTTAAAATCCCTTAGAGAAGAGGGGAATTTTACACCTGCAATATTTATCACTTCTTTAAACTCAATGGAGTCTTTAGAAAAAGGTTTTGAAAGTGGTTGTGATGATTACATTAGAAAACCTTTTGCGCTAAAAGAACTACTTTTAAGAATCCAAACAATAATCAAAAGGGAGTTTTCAAAAAGTAGGGAAACACTGATTGATATTGATGCTAATATAACTTTTAATAGTGTTACAAATGAATTAAAAAAAGATGGAAAAGTTGTACAATTAAACTTCAAAGAACAAAAATTGCTTAAATTTTTCCTTCAAAATAGTGATGAGTTATTGACTCATGAGAGAATTTATGACAATATATGGGATTATGATGAACAGTATAGTGATAATTCACTTCGTACATACATAAAAAATTTGAGAAAAGTTTTAGGAAAAGAGAAAATTGTTAGTCTTAAAAAGTTTGGATATAGATTTAACTCAAAGTGA
- the secA gene encoding preprotein translocase subunit SecA — MINIFSKIFGTSNDREVKRYRKKAEAITALEEKYQSLSDEELQNIFNELKSKVQNGEIELKDVLNDSFAITREASKRVLNMRHYDVQLIGGMVLNDGRIAEMKTGEGKTLVATLPVVLNAMTGKSVHVVTVNDYLASRDATELKPLYNFLGFSVGSITGDLRDDTLRKEQYDADITYGTNNEFGFDFLRDNMGYDLADKVQRGHYFVIVDEVDSILIDEARTPLIISGPTNHKSADYAKANQIALSLEKGEVITPKSAEERPYSTGDFTVDEKNRSVLITEKGIEKAEQLFGVDNLYSLENAILSHHLDQALKANYIFVKDVDYVVKDNEVIIVDEFTGRLSEGRRFSEGLHQALEAKEGVSIKEESQTLADITFQNYFRMYNKLAGMTGTAQTEATEFAEIYNLDVVSIPTNVPVQRIDKNDLIYKSEREKFEAVSNKIKYYHEKGQPVLVGTASIEKSEKLHELLTKLKIPHTVLNAKQHEKEGKIIADAGQKGAVTIATNMAGRGVDIKLTKETLDLGGLAIIGTERHESRRIDNQLRGRAGRQGDIGESQFYLSLEDNLLRIFGSDKIKGIMERIGIEEGEHIESKMVTRAVENAQKKVESMHFEQRKYILEYDDVANQQRKVIYNFRNDLLNPDYDITSKLDEHRADYIQNLLLDGEIIDGMPAEDFNYEYIIVKFKEELNLIVEKEHIVSDDYQSLEDKLISIIKEVYEGKMSVAAPEQKSEIERVLYLQILDKAWREHLYAMDTLKTGIGLRGYNQKDPLVEYKKESYNMFIELISNIKTEIIKVLFTIQLQSKEDAQKEQEALERMKEKMEEATENLVTNLDQDEFSSNEKKIARNEPCPCGSGKKYKQCCGKSGPKRGLAAGN; from the coding sequence ATGATAAACATATTTTCAAAGATTTTTGGAACATCTAACGATAGAGAAGTAAAGAGATACAGAAAAAAAGCTGAAGCTATTACTGCATTGGAAGAAAAATATCAATCTCTTAGTGATGAAGAGTTGCAAAATATATTTAATGAATTAAAAAGTAAAGTACAAAATGGTGAAATAGAGTTAAAAGATGTTTTAAATGATTCTTTTGCAATTACAAGGGAAGCTAGTAAAAGAGTTCTAAATATGAGACACTATGATGTGCAACTTATTGGTGGAATGGTTCTAAATGATGGAAGAATTGCAGAGATGAAAACGGGGGAAGGAAAGACTTTAGTAGCTACCTTACCTGTTGTTTTAAATGCAATGACAGGGAAAAGTGTACATGTAGTTACAGTTAACGATTACCTAGCTTCAAGAGATGCTACAGAGTTAAAACCACTTTACAACTTTTTAGGTTTTAGTGTGGGGTCTATTACTGGTGACTTAAGAGATGACACTTTAAGAAAAGAGCAATATGATGCTGATATTACTTATGGTACAAATAATGAATTTGGTTTTGACTTTTTAAGAGATAATATGGGTTATGATTTGGCAGATAAAGTTCAAAGAGGTCACTACTTTGTAATTGTTGATGAAGTTGACTCTATTTTAATTGATGAAGCTAGAACACCTTTAATTATTTCAGGTCCAACAAACCATAAAAGTGCAGATTATGCAAAAGCAAATCAAATTGCATTAAGCTTAGAAAAAGGGGAAGTAATTACTCCTAAATCTGCAGAAGAAAGACCTTATTCAACTGGTGATTTTACTGTTGATGAAAAAAACAGATCAGTTCTAATTACTGAAAAAGGGATTGAAAAAGCAGAGCAACTTTTTGGTGTTGACAACCTATACTCTTTAGAAAATGCAATACTTTCTCACCATCTTGACCAAGCACTTAAAGCAAACTATATTTTTGTAAAAGATGTTGATTATGTTGTAAAAGACAATGAAGTAATTATTGTTGATGAGTTTACAGGAAGACTTAGTGAAGGGAGAAGATTTTCTGAAGGTTTACACCAAGCATTAGAAGCAAAAGAAGGTGTTAGCATTAAAGAGGAGTCTCAAACTTTAGCGGATATCACTTTCCAAAACTATTTTAGAATGTATAATAAACTAGCAGGTATGACTGGTACTGCTCAAACAGAAGCAACTGAATTTGCAGAGATTTATAATCTTGATGTTGTATCAATTCCTACAAATGTTCCTGTTCAAAGAATTGACAAAAATGACCTTATATATAAAAGTGAAAGAGAAAAATTTGAGGCAGTAAGTAATAAAATCAAATACTACCATGAAAAAGGACAACCAGTTCTTGTTGGTACTGCTTCAATTGAAAAATCTGAAAAACTTCATGAATTACTTACAAAATTAAAAATTCCTCACACTGTTTTAAATGCAAAACAACACGAAAAAGAGGGGAAAATTATTGCTGATGCAGGTCAAAAAGGTGCTGTTACTATTGCTACAAATATGGCAGGACGGGGAGTTGATATTAAATTAACTAAAGAGACTCTTGATCTTGGCGGTTTAGCAATTATTGGTACAGAAAGACATGAAAGTAGAAGAATTGATAACCAATTAAGAGGGAGAGCAGGAAGACAAGGAGATATTGGTGAATCTCAATTCTATCTATCTTTGGAAGATAATCTTTTAAGAATCTTTGGAAGTGATAAAATCAAAGGTATTATGGAGAGAATTGGAATTGAAGAGGGAGAGCACATTGAATCTAAAATGGTAACAAGAGCAGTTGAAAATGCTCAGAAAAAAGTAGAATCAATGCACTTTGAACAAAGAAAATATATTTTAGAGTATGATGATGTTGCAAATCAACAAAGAAAAGTAATCTACAACTTTAGAAATGATCTTCTAAACCCTGATTATGACATAACTTCAAAACTAGATGAACATAGAGCTGACTATATTCAAAATCTACTTTTAGATGGTGAAATTATAGATGGAATGCCTGCTGAAGATTTTAACTACGAATATATTATTGTTAAATTTAAAGAGGAATTAAACTTAATTGTTGAAAAAGAGCATATTGTAAGTGATGATTACCAAAGTTTAGAAGATAAATTAATCTCAATAATAAAAGAGGTTTATGAAGGTAAAATGAGTGTTGCAGCTCCTGAACAAAAAAGTGAGATTGAAAGAGTTCTTTATCTACAAATTTTGGATAAAGCATGGAGAGAACACTTATATGCAATGGATACATTAAAAACAGGTATAGGACTTAGAGGATATAATCAAAAAGATCCACTTGTTGAGTATAAAAAAGAATCATATAATATGTTTATTGAGCTTATTTCAAATATTAAAACTGAAATTATAAAAGTTCTATTTACAATTCAACTTCAAAGCAAAGAAGATGCTCAAAAAGAGCAAGAGGCTTTAGAGAGAATGAAAGAGAAGATGGAAGAAGCAACAGAAAACCTTGTAACAAATCTTGATCAAGATGAATTTTCATCAAATGAGAAAAAAATTGCAAGAAATGAGCCTTGTCCTTGTGGTTCAGGGAAAAAGTATAAACAATGTTGCGGGAAAAGTGGACCTAAAAGAGGTTTAGCAGCAGGAAACTAG